A window of the Bos taurus isolate L1 Dominette 01449 registration number 42190680 breed Hereford unplaced genomic scaffold, ARS-UCD2.0 Leftover_ScbfJmS_2012, whole genome shotgun sequence genome harbors these coding sequences:
- the LOC112445577 gene encoding uncharacterized protein has product MSPHSPSSRCPNLLSIGPDPCLQSLTTVMPRGRKSKHCAHEKRHQDRAETQGLHDHDTTSGEEETTFSSPPDSESTPSSSSAAGTLKGRQGAQGTTSAAAGAICKRSGVGGTADSRSGVGAKGQVQEGENSSQASAAAESSHTDLTRESESLLRYMLFKYMMRELIKRSEMLKVIHRSYRKQFPEILRRDSECMELEFGLVLKEVRPNNHCYTLVSNLDLSDSESMRGDWGLPKNGLLMPLLGVTYLNGHRASEEDIWKFLNMLSIYDGRRHFISGDTGKLITQDLVQEVYLEYRQVPGSDPPRYEFLWGPNTLTQNSKTKVLQILTRVNDSAPDTLQPRYEDSWREEVESSRARAAAGTGPSASASTGPSALPVLAFLPRPGLALLLQLGLTCLPRPGPALLPRTVLAILPRPDMSHWPRPDMAHRPQPGLTYLPGPVLALLPQPVLALMPWPVLALMPQPVLALLPRSVLALLPWPDLAFLVQPGLALRPQPVLTLLLWPVLTLLPWPELALLLQPRLTCLPGPGLAFLPQPVLAPLPWLDLAHMLQTGQALWPQPLLIFLPVPRLTLLPQPVLALRPWPVLALLLQPRLALWPWPVLTYLPGPGLALLPQPVLALRPWPVLALLLQPGLALWPWPVLTCLPGPGLALRPQPVLTLLPWPELALLFQPGLTYLPGPGLAFLPQAVLAPLSWPGLALLLQPGLALRPRPVLTPLPWPDFALLLQPVLALLPRPVLTLLPWPHLALLLLPGLAVWRQLGLTCLPWPGVAFLPRPSQVLLPRPVLPLLPRPVPSPGPHPATHLAPGVV; this is encoded by the coding sequence ATGTCACCTCATTCTCCATCCTCCAGGTGCCCCAATCTCCTGTCTATTGGCCCAGACCCCTGCCTGCAGTCCCTGACCACAGTCATGCCTCGTGGGCGGAAGAGTAAGCACTGTGCTCATGAGAAACGTCACCAAGACCGGGCTGAGACCCAGGGTCTTCATGATCATGATACCACATCTGGGGAAGAGGAaaccaccttctcctcccctcctgaTTCAGAGAGCACTCCCTCAAGCTCCTCTGCTGCTGGCACCCTGAAGGGTCGTCAGGGAGCCCAAGGCACCACCAGTGCTGCTGCAGGTGCTATATGCAAAAGATCTGGTGTCGGTGGCACAGCAGACTCGAGATCTGGTGTAGGTGCCAAGGGCCAAGTTCAGGAAGGTGAAAATTCCTCCCAGGCCTCAGCTGCTGCTGAGAGCTCTCACACAGATCTGACCAGGGAGTCAGAGAGTTTGCTGCGGTACATGCTGTTTAAGTATATGATGAGGGAGCTCATTAAGAGGTCAGAAATGCTGAAAGTTATCCACAGAAGTTACAGGAAGCAATTCCCTGAGATCCTCAGAAGGGACTCTGAGTGCATGGAGCTGGAGTTTGGCCTGGTGCTGAAGGAAGTCAGGCCCAACAATCACTGCTATACCCTGGTGAGCAACCTAGATCTCAGCGACAGTGAGTCTATGAGAGGTGACTGGGGGCTGCCGAAGAATGGTCTTCTGATGCCTCTGCTGGGTGTCACCTACCTGAATGGTCACCGCGCCTCTGAGgaggacatctggaagttcctgaatATGTTGAGCATCTATGATGGAAGAAGGCACTTCATCTCTGGAGACACCGGGAAGCTCATCACACAAGATCTGGTGCAGGAAGTGTACCTGGAGTACCGCCAGGTGCCCGGCAGCGATCCCCCTCGCTATGAGTTCCTGTGGGGTCCTAACACGCTCACACAAAACAGCAAGACAAAAGTCCTGCAGATTTTGACCAGGGTGAATGATTCAGCCCCCGACACCTTACAGCCACGTTATGAGGACTCTTGGAGAGAGGAGGTAGAGAGCTCCAGAGCCAGAGCTGCAGCCGGGACCGGCCCGTCTGCCTCAGCCAGCACTGGCCCTTCTGCTCTGCCAGTGCTGGCCTTTCTGCCTCGGCCAggcctggcacttctgctgcagctagggctgacatgtctgccacggcccggcccggccctccTGCCTCGGACAGTGCTGGCAATCCTTCCTCGGCCAGATATGTCACATTGGCCTCGGCCAGACATGGCACATCGGcctcagccagggctgacatatctgccagggccagttctggcccttctgcctcagccagtgctggcccttatgccttggccagtgctggcccttatgcctcagccagtgctggcccttctgcctcggtcagtgctggctcttctgccttggccagacctggcatttcTGGTGCAGCCAGGGCTAGCACTTcggcctcagccagtgctgacccttctgctttggccagtgctgacccttctgccttggccagaactggcacttctgctccagccaaggctgacatgtctgccagggccaggcctggcctttctgcctcagccagtgctggcccctctGCCTTGGCTGGACCTGGCACATAtgttgcagacagggcaggcactttggcctcagccactgctgatatttctgccagtGCCACGCCTaacccttctgcctcagccagtgctggcccttcggccttggccagtcttggcacttctgctgcaaccaaggctggcactttggccttggccagtgctgacatatctgccagggccaggcctggcccttctgcctcagccagtgctggcccttcggccttggccagtcctggcacttctgctgcagccagggctggcactttggccttggccagtgctgacatgtttgccagggccaggcctggcccttcggcctcagccagtgctgacccttctgccttggccagaactggcacttctgttccagccagggctgacatatctgccagggccaggcctggcctttCTGCCTCAGGCAGTGCTGGCCCCTCTATCATGGCCAggcctggcacttctgctccagccaggactggcacttcggcctcggcctGTGCTGACCCCTCTCCCTTGGCCAGACTtcgcacttctgctgcagccagtgctggcccttctgcctcggccagtgctgacccttctgccttggccacacctggcacttctgctgctgccAGGGCTGGCAGTTTGGCGTCAgctagggctgacatgtctgccatggCCAGGCGTGGCATTTCTGCCTCGGCCTAGCCAGGTCCTACTGCCTCGGCCAGTGCTACcacttctgcctcggccagtgccCAGTCCAGGGCCACATCCAGCCACTCATCTCGCCCCTGGTGTTGTCTGA